The following are encoded together in the Capsulimonas corticalis genome:
- a CDS encoding ABC transporter ATP-binding protein, with amino-acid sequence MIEAAGLTKTYDGGVRAVDALTLSVPAGELFGFLGPNGAGKTTTIKMLVGLLTPTSGSARVAGYDLQAQSREAKQRIGYIPDNPFLYEKLTGREFLDFIADLYGMPAGRPRAQEIDRLLEMLDLAGKGDQLIGSFSRGMRQKMAMASALLHEPKALFLDEPTVGLDPSSIRRLKDILRNLCRERGVAVFLSTHTLEVAAEICDRVGVFHRGKLVALGSPAELTHDSALGRLEDVFLALTESAAVGALIETELS; translated from the coding sequence TTGATTGAGGCGGCGGGCCTGACGAAAACTTATGACGGCGGCGTGCGCGCCGTCGATGCGCTGACTTTGTCGGTGCCGGCCGGAGAGCTGTTTGGATTTCTTGGCCCCAATGGGGCCGGTAAAACGACGACGATCAAAATGCTGGTGGGGCTGCTGACGCCCACCAGCGGCTCGGCGCGCGTCGCCGGCTACGACCTTCAGGCGCAGTCCCGCGAGGCGAAACAGCGGATTGGGTATATTCCTGACAATCCGTTTCTTTATGAGAAGCTGACCGGCCGCGAGTTTCTGGACTTTATCGCCGACCTTTATGGGATGCCGGCGGGACGACCGCGCGCGCAGGAGATCGATCGGCTGCTGGAGATGCTGGACCTTGCGGGCAAGGGCGATCAACTGATCGGCAGCTTTTCGCGCGGCATGCGGCAGAAGATGGCGATGGCCTCCGCGCTGCTGCACGAGCCGAAGGCGCTGTTTCTGGACGAGCCCACCGTCGGCCTCGATCCCAGCAGCATCCGCCGTCTCAAGGATATTCTCAGAAATCTATGCCGTGAACGAGGAGTCGCCGTCTTTCTTTCCACGCATACGCTGGAAGTGGCGGCCGAGATCTGCGACCGCGTCGGCGTGTTCCATCGCGGCAAGCTGGTCGCGCTGGGCAGTCCGGCGGAGCTGACGCACGATTCGGCTCTGGGCCGCCTGGAAGACGTCTTCCTCGCCCTGACGGAATCGGCGGCGGTCGGCGCGTTGATCGAAACGGAACTTTCATGA
- a CDS encoding tetratricopeptide repeat protein, with amino-acid sequence MNTKRRLSLLSAPLAALALTGCSADMQANSKIQDNLVECARQAQIGKTQEARVWADRAIQVDPKKQETYTGALEIDANTPQQMFFGSAPTISIGLIFDVVGDDPTLISYMRDATRKFPGDIEAWELLVEAEDRLGQTAQKTQDAKMMAAQVDLAMRKPKAKIDGKLTAQLGQAYFDAGDEVNGELNYRKGIATYSTDPIPQNGLAYHFAVTNNKPHLKEALDLANQALKLTKVQEQTSGHPEEVTNEKLGAIQDTIGWVQYRQGNYQAALMSLMDAVAGAPDVAEIRYHLAMVYLAMGNAFAARTELRHALLLHPDYADAQTQSNLLQNVPPPKPDPEDDAD; translated from the coding sequence ATGAACACCAAACGCAGACTATCGCTGCTGAGCGCCCCCCTCGCCGCACTGGCGCTCACCGGATGCAGCGCCGACATGCAGGCGAACAGCAAGATTCAGGACAATCTGGTCGAATGTGCGCGGCAGGCGCAGATCGGCAAGACCCAGGAAGCGCGCGTCTGGGCCGACCGCGCCATTCAGGTCGATCCCAAGAAGCAGGAGACCTATACCGGGGCGCTTGAAATCGACGCGAATACTCCGCAGCAGATGTTTTTCGGGAGCGCTCCCACCATCAGCATCGGCTTGATCTTCGACGTGGTGGGAGACGATCCCACGCTGATCTCCTATATGCGCGACGCCACGCGCAAGTTTCCGGGCGATATCGAAGCCTGGGAGCTGCTGGTGGAGGCGGAAGACCGATTGGGGCAGACCGCGCAGAAGACTCAAGACGCCAAGATGATGGCGGCGCAAGTTGACCTGGCGATGCGAAAGCCGAAAGCGAAGATCGACGGGAAGCTGACGGCGCAGCTCGGACAGGCCTATTTCGATGCGGGCGATGAAGTGAACGGCGAGCTGAACTACCGCAAGGGGATCGCGACGTACTCCACCGATCCGATCCCGCAAAACGGCCTGGCTTATCACTTCGCGGTCACCAACAACAAGCCGCATCTGAAGGAAGCGCTCGACCTGGCGAACCAGGCGCTGAAGCTGACGAAAGTTCAGGAACAGACATCGGGCCATCCGGAAGAAGTGACGAACGAGAAACTCGGGGCCATCCAGGATACGATCGGCTGGGTGCAGTATCGGCAGGGAAATTATCAGGCCGCGCTGATGAGCCTGATGGACGCCGTGGCCGGCGCGCCGGATGTGGCGGAAATCCGCTACCACCTGGCGATGGTGTATCTGGCGATGGGCAACGCGTTCGCCGCGCGCACCGAGCTGCGCCACGCGCTCCTGCTCCATCCCGATTACGCGGACGCGCAGACGCAGTCGAATCTGCTGCAAAACGTCCCGCCGCCCAAGCCCGATCCCGAAGACGATGCGGATTAA
- a CDS encoding CAP domain-containing protein, with protein MRRISRTSLIWAKSLLPLLLMGAVAHAAFGAECAAYPPSPSGKILVTHPNIVWRVVPKGEAHITKVTLSLNDKEVSAQFDAAKSAVTAQPDSDLTPGSYTVKCTLYFSDDCTIDQEWSFVVAEGAVASMPAATSDQKDALAVVNDIRQFISLPAFALNASLCGAAMDHTKYLDTHKEFGHTETPTLAGFTGKTPGERASAHGYPYVNYENVSSGIVSFADSILDLFDAPYHRAPFLQPGPGDFGAATISDKTTLEFGVAGKKGTVFYPFDGETGVPIQWSAPESPDPLRLWGATKPVGYIITMFYFSPDGEKISVTSASLQTASGVPVPCYVNTPANDNALSNGLFVIPQHPLKPQTTYVVTVKAATVSGADLSQKWKFTTRSGSDLELARGTLRPKGELATSK; from the coding sequence GTGAGAAGAATATCTCGGACAAGTCTTATCTGGGCCAAATCGCTCCTACCGCTTTTGCTGATGGGCGCTGTCGCGCACGCCGCGTTCGGCGCCGAATGCGCCGCCTACCCGCCGAGCCCCAGCGGCAAGATCCTCGTGACGCATCCCAATATTGTCTGGCGTGTGGTTCCCAAAGGCGAAGCGCACATCACCAAGGTCACCCTTTCCCTCAACGATAAGGAAGTCTCCGCGCAGTTCGACGCGGCTAAGTCCGCCGTCACGGCGCAGCCGGACTCGGACCTCACCCCCGGATCGTATACGGTGAAGTGCACGCTTTACTTCAGCGACGACTGCACCATCGACCAGGAATGGTCGTTCGTCGTGGCGGAAGGCGCGGTGGCGTCGATGCCGGCCGCGACCTCCGATCAAAAGGACGCGCTCGCGGTCGTGAACGACATCCGCCAGTTCATCTCTTTGCCGGCCTTTGCCCTCAATGCAAGCCTCTGCGGCGCCGCGATGGACCACACGAAGTATCTCGACACGCACAAGGAGTTCGGCCATACCGAGACGCCAACGCTGGCGGGGTTCACGGGAAAAACGCCGGGGGAACGCGCTTCCGCGCATGGCTATCCTTACGTCAACTACGAAAACGTCAGCAGCGGCATTGTCTCGTTCGCGGACTCGATTTTGGATCTCTTCGACGCCCCCTACCACCGCGCGCCGTTCCTGCAGCCCGGCCCGGGCGACTTCGGAGCGGCGACCATCTCGGACAAGACGACGCTGGAGTTCGGCGTCGCCGGCAAAAAGGGAACCGTCTTTTACCCCTTCGACGGCGAGACCGGCGTGCCGATCCAGTGGTCCGCTCCGGAATCTCCCGATCCGCTGCGCTTGTGGGGTGCCACCAAGCCGGTCGGCTATATCATCACGATGTTCTATTTCAGTCCGGACGGCGAAAAGATCAGCGTGACCTCGGCCTCGCTGCAAACGGCGTCCGGCGTCCCCGTCCCCTGCTACGTCAACACGCCCGCCAACGACAACGCGCTCAGCAACGGCCTGTTCGTCATCCCTCAGCACCCGCTCAAGCCTCAGACGACCTATGTCGTGACCGTCAAGGCCGCCACCGTCAGCGGCGCGGATCTTTCCCAGAAGTGGAAGTTCACCACCCGCTCCGGGTCCGACCTTGAACTCGCGCGCGGCACCCTTCGCCCCAAGGGCGAACTGGCGACGAGCAAGTAG
- a CDS encoding transposase yields the protein MRTKKTELYVHLIWSAWGGEPALAGLDQSRLYEFIQEIAAQMSVEALAVGGTDNHLHLLARIPSTLPVDHLAAHLKAAAAQHVSHALPPETRFRWAANYAAFTVSKSETADLAEYIRRQPEIHAGGQALPAREMD from the coding sequence ATGCGAACAAAGAAGACGGAGCTCTATGTCCATCTCATCTGGAGCGCCTGGGGCGGCGAACCGGCGCTTGCCGGCCTGGACCAATCCCGGCTGTACGAATTTATTCAGGAAATCGCGGCCCAAATGAGCGTCGAAGCCCTCGCCGTGGGCGGGACGGACAATCACCTGCACCTGCTGGCGCGCATCCCCAGCACTCTTCCCGTCGATCATCTCGCCGCGCATCTCAAAGCCGCCGCCGCGCAGCATGTCAGCCATGCCTTGCCTCCGGAAACCCGGTTCCGCTGGGCCGCCAACTACGCCGCCTTCACCGTCTCCAAAAGCGAAACGGCGGACCTCGCCGAGTACATCCGCCGCCAGCCAGAGATTCATGCCGGCGGCCAGGCGCTGCCGGCCAGGGAAATGGATTAG
- a CDS encoding DUF1559 domain-containing protein: MKRNSGFTLIELLVVIAIIAILAAILFPVFAKAREKARQISCASNIRQIGLGVMQYTQDNDEITPGGWIPFPTTAPHWGQVIQSYIKSKQVFKCPDDSGTSTSFSSDDPNYGPRFHNSYAINYDAMQTGYENIGLPLASFNAPAGTVYIVDKGQTSMNTAPFVTPNTAVKDGCLFFADPVGGTTNQFDKSGNMSGGDGNWCAPLARHTDLANVAFVDGHVKAMRLSAFFYGGSPFIDPAKSQ; encoded by the coding sequence ATGAAACGCAATTCAGGGTTCACTCTGATTGAGTTACTCGTTGTCATCGCGATCATTGCGATTCTTGCAGCCATTCTCTTCCCGGTTTTCGCCAAAGCACGTGAGAAAGCGCGGCAGATTAGCTGCGCCAGCAATATCCGTCAGATTGGCTTGGGCGTTATGCAGTATACGCAAGACAATGACGAAATCACGCCGGGCGGCTGGATTCCTTTCCCGACAACCGCTCCTCATTGGGGGCAGGTTATTCAGTCCTACATCAAGAGCAAGCAGGTATTCAAGTGCCCCGACGACAGCGGCACGAGCACATCGTTCTCCAGCGATGACCCAAACTACGGTCCCAGATTCCATAATAGCTACGCTATCAATTATGATGCGATGCAGACTGGATATGAGAACATTGGCCTCCCTTTGGCAAGCTTCAACGCGCCGGCAGGCACCGTATACATCGTTGATAAGGGGCAGACGTCCATGAATACCGCCCCATTTGTTACACCGAACACAGCCGTGAAAGATGGCTGTCTGTTTTTTGCGGACCCCGTCGGAGGCACAACCAATCAGTTTGACAAGAGCGGCAATATGTCCGGCGGCGACGGCAACTGGTGCGCGCCTCTCGCGCGGCATACAGACCTCGCAAACGTCGCGTTCGTGGATGGGCATGTGAAGGCGATGCGACTGAGCGCCTTCTTCTACGGCGGCAGTCCGTTCATTGATCCGGCCAAGAGCCAGTAA
- a CDS encoding LamG-like jellyroll fold domain-containing protein, producing the protein MISKRSRVFWAALALTCAGFGALRAPAEPPSADPPETVVKNDAAGWMWYGMDPYENAALPDGAAHAGGPGTYAMYTFQGSGVDVYGMCAMTVVADRRSHRVGKVTVSIDDKDQATIDLSAATTDAHFKIFSITGLPAGNHVIQITPVGGWAVIDSLAIKGGGTPPAGSEKNSGGPDGAAGAASDLNRHLVGYWPCDDDSSLVVSDQSGHGHSGKLQAGAAWSGDRKMGMSSITFLHPGGVEIPGAVVDNTKSFTVACWVKLANLNSFQSFVSLDGPEQSAFCLQMRQDTRHFAFSMDPEHAESVTSAAIGRWFHLAGVYSAANKTITLFVNGAQESVSHVPPQQRADGPTVFGRAKAAGGFSEFATGVIDEVQLYDTALAPVDIRTIYSMGQ; encoded by the coding sequence ATGATTTCGAAACGCAGCAGGGTATTTTGGGCGGCCCTGGCGCTGACATGCGCCGGCTTCGGCGCCCTTCGCGCTCCGGCGGAGCCCCCCTCCGCCGACCCTCCGGAGACCGTGGTCAAGAACGACGCCGCCGGCTGGATGTGGTACGGCATGGACCCTTACGAGAACGCCGCGCTGCCGGACGGCGCCGCGCACGCGGGCGGGCCGGGGACGTACGCCATGTACACGTTCCAGGGCTCGGGCGTGGACGTCTATGGCATGTGCGCGATGACGGTGGTCGCGGACCGGCGCTCGCATCGCGTGGGCAAGGTCACCGTCTCGATCGACGACAAGGATCAGGCGACGATCGACCTGAGCGCGGCCACGACCGACGCCCATTTCAAAATCTTCAGCATCACGGGACTGCCGGCCGGCAACCATGTGATCCAGATCACGCCCGTCGGCGGCTGGGCAGTCATCGATTCGCTCGCCATCAAGGGCGGGGGAACACCCCCGGCGGGATCCGAGAAAAATTCGGGCGGCCCGGACGGCGCCGCAGGCGCGGCGTCGGATCTCAATCGTCATCTGGTGGGCTACTGGCCCTGCGATGACGACTCAAGCCTTGTCGTGAGCGATCAATCGGGTCACGGGCACAGCGGCAAACTCCAGGCGGGGGCGGCATGGTCCGGCGACCGCAAAATGGGGATGTCGTCCATCACCTTCCTGCATCCCGGCGGCGTCGAAATCCCCGGAGCCGTTGTCGATAACACCAAGAGCTTCACCGTCGCCTGCTGGGTCAAACTCGCCAATCTGAACAGCTTCCAATCGTTCGTCAGCCTCGACGGCCCCGAGCAAAGCGCCTTCTGTCTCCAGATGCGCCAGGACACGCGCCATTTCGCCTTTTCCATGGACCCCGAACACGCCGAGTCCGTCACGTCCGCCGCCATCGGCCGGTGGTTCCACCTCGCCGGCGTCTACAGCGCCGCGAACAAGACCATCACCCTCTTCGTGAACGGCGCGCAGGAAAGCGTCTCGCACGTCCCCCCACAACAGCGCGCCGACGGCCCCACCGTCTTCGGCCGCGCCAAAGCCGCCGGCGGCTTCAGCGAATTCGCCACCGGCGTCATCGACGAAGTCCAGCTCTACGACACCGCCCTCGCCCCCGTCGATATCCGAACGATTTACAGCATGGGCCAGTAG
- a CDS encoding LamG domain-containing protein — protein MISQWVKATCAAVTALLSLAGATAAYAVTDPSGDAAASEEAQTIVKNDAAGWMWYGMDPYENPGLPDGAAHAGGPGTYAMYTFQGSGVDVYGMRSMTVVADKRTHRTGKVKVSIDDQVQGTIDVSSTDTDFHYKIFSIKGLSGGNHVLQVSPVGGWAVIDSLAVTAGSDGGGGAAESAAANLVGKGHLVGYWPCDEGAGETLADKSGHGHNGTFQAGAAWSKEGKMGKGAVSFPQPGGVEIPEPVIDTSKSFTVMAWVKLNSLTSLNGGFQTFVSMDGADQSGFFLQTRDDTHRFGFTMHPYHADATTPLVVGQWYHIAGVYDAPTKTLAIFVNGNLEGTTKIPAPTRANGTTVIGRAKFLGNYTDFVAGSIDEVRMYDAALLPPDISAIYSAGG, from the coding sequence ATGATCAGCCAGTGGGTGAAGGCGACGTGCGCGGCCGTGACGGCGCTGCTGAGCCTCGCCGGCGCGACCGCCGCGTACGCCGTGACCGACCCAAGCGGGGATGCGGCCGCCTCCGAGGAAGCCCAGACGATCGTCAAGAACGATGCGGCGGGGTGGATGTGGTACGGCATGGACCCGTACGAGAATCCCGGGCTGCCGGACGGCGCCGCGCACGCGGGCGGGCCGGGAACGTACGCCATGTATACGTTCCAGGGTTCGGGCGTCGATGTCTACGGCATGCGCTCCATGACCGTTGTGGCGGATAAGCGCACGCACCGGACGGGCAAGGTCAAAGTCTCCATCGACGATCAGGTGCAGGGAACCATCGATGTCTCCTCCACCGATACCGACTTCCATTACAAAATCTTCAGCATCAAGGGACTGTCCGGCGGCAACCATGTGCTGCAAGTCAGCCCGGTCGGCGGCTGGGCGGTGATCGATTCCCTCGCCGTCACGGCGGGCTCCGACGGCGGCGGAGGCGCCGCCGAATCGGCGGCGGCGAACCTGGTGGGAAAAGGACATCTGGTGGGCTACTGGCCGTGCGACGAAGGCGCGGGCGAGACCCTCGCGGACAAGTCCGGCCACGGACACAACGGGACGTTCCAGGCCGGCGCCGCCTGGTCGAAGGAAGGCAAGATGGGGAAGGGCGCGGTTTCGTTCCCGCAGCCGGGCGGGGTCGAGATCCCCGAGCCGGTCATCGACACCTCTAAGAGCTTCACGGTGATGGCCTGGGTCAAGCTGAATAGCCTCACCAGCCTGAACGGCGGGTTTCAAACCTTCGTCAGCATGGACGGCGCGGACCAGAGCGGCTTCTTCCTGCAAACCCGCGACGACACGCACCGCTTTGGGTTCACCATGCACCCGTATCACGCCGACGCCACAACCCCTCTGGTTGTGGGCCAGTGGTATCATATCGCGGGTGTCTACGACGCTCCCACGAAGACGCTGGCGATCTTCGTGAACGGGAACCTGGAAGGCACGACCAAGATCCCTGCGCCGACCCGCGCCAACGGGACCACCGTCATCGGCCGCGCCAAATTCCTGGGCAACTACACTGATTTCGTCGCCGGCAGCATCGACGAAGTCCGCATGTACGACGCCGCCCTGCTTCCTCCCGACATCAGCGCCATCTATAGCGCTGGCGGCTAA